From Ostreibacterium oceani, one genomic window encodes:
- the pssA gene encoding CDP-diacylglycerol--serine O-phosphatidyltransferase — translation MNRPPREKKNGVYLLPNLITTAALMAGFYGILSAINREFETAAICIFVAMLLDGLDGRVARLIGAESAFGEQFDSLADLLSFGAAPAIIMYLWSLHTTEHISWLPERLSWIIPFIYCACTALRLARFNSQIAQTNPNFFIGLPSPSAAGTVAGFIWLGTEFSILGGNVVFLSIIITLFCAVMMVAPIKYYSFKNISLKSKMPFLGALALVLVFALISINPATVLFSIFLIYSLHGPIRKSYRVLKRYRK, via the coding sequence ATGAATCGTCCGCCACGCGAAAAGAAAAACGGCGTCTATTTACTGCCAAACCTAATCACCACCGCCGCGCTCATGGCAGGGTTTTATGGCATTCTATCGGCGATTAATCGCGAGTTCGAAACGGCGGCAATCTGTATCTTTGTTGCCATGTTACTCGATGGGCTGGACGGTCGGGTTGCACGGCTCATTGGTGCAGAATCTGCCTTTGGCGAGCAATTTGATAGCTTAGCTGATTTGCTATCATTTGGTGCTGCGCCAGCGATTATCATGTATTTGTGGTCGTTGCATACGACAGAACATATCAGCTGGTTACCCGAGCGCCTATCGTGGATTATCCCCTTTATTTACTGTGCTTGCACCGCACTGCGCTTAGCCCGCTTTAATTCGCAAATTGCCCAGACTAACCCCAATTTTTTCATCGGATTACCTAGCCCATCTGCCGCAGGAACCGTTGCAGGATTTATTTGGTTAGGCACTGAGTTTTCAATATTGGGGGGTAATGTCGTCTTTTTGAGCATTATTATCACCCTATTTTGTGCCGTCATGATGGTCGCACCAATCAAGTACTACAGCTTTAAAAACATTAGCCTAAAAAGCAAAATGCCCTTCTTAGGCGCTTTGGCACTGGTGTTAGTGTTTGCGTTAATCTCGATTAACCCAGCCACTGTACTGTTTTCTATTTTTTTGATTTATAGCCTACACGGCCCTATTCGAAAAAGCTACCGTGTGCTAAAACGCTACCGCAAATAA
- a CDS encoding DUF2333 family protein, which translates to MFKQLFSKSTKSANKVANLYKPSTWREKNWGWRISLVVGTYVLINALLMFYWSREPDVITPNEALTRYLPAERIGDGQSRLKTGTALTAVNIHLIDTLLNKNGGYISNDILPPGLLMDNMPEWEWGVLRNLRDLSKIYRNNFSTSGTQTKFDEDLAEVENRLSINSDKWMLPSPEKEYKKASQALNRYLNRIIDDNASNAQFYARADNLARYFNVVAPNLGSYSQRLSESVGMTHSDLSLAGDKNAEQSTQTPEQLFTKTPWTKVDNNFYEARGYAWALLHQLKAIEIDFQSVLEDKNATLFVRQLIRELEGTQKAIWSPIILNGEGFGMMANHSLIMASYLSRANAIMIDLSVLLERG; encoded by the coding sequence ATGTTTAAACAATTATTTTCAAAATCAACCAAAAGCGCCAACAAAGTCGCCAATCTATACAAACCCAGCACGTGGCGAGAAAAAAACTGGGGCTGGCGTATTTCGTTAGTCGTGGGGACTTATGTGTTGATTAATGCGCTACTCATGTTTTATTGGTCGCGCGAACCGGATGTCATTACACCCAACGAAGCACTTACCCGCTATCTGCCCGCAGAACGCATCGGTGACGGACAATCTCGCTTAAAAACTGGCACGGCGCTGACAGCGGTCAATATTCATTTGATCGATACGCTACTCAATAAAAACGGCGGATATATCAGCAATGATATTTTACCGCCTGGTCTACTGATGGATAACATGCCCGAATGGGAATGGGGTGTTTTGCGTAATTTACGCGATTTATCAAAGATTTATCGGAATAACTTCTCAACCTCTGGCACACAAACCAAATTCGACGAGGATTTAGCCGAAGTCGAAAACCGCCTCAGTATTAATTCAGACAAATGGATGCTCCCCAGCCCCGAAAAAGAATACAAAAAAGCCAGCCAAGCCCTCAATCGCTATCTAAATCGCATTATCGACGACAACGCCAGCAATGCCCAGTTTTATGCCCGCGCTGATAATTTGGCGCGTTATTTCAATGTGGTAGCGCCCAATTTAGGCTCGTATTCACAGCGACTCAGCGAAAGCGTCGGCATGACGCATTCAGACTTGAGCCTTGCAGGCGATAAAAATGCCGAACAGTCAACGCAAACACCAGAACAACTATTTACTAAAACACCATGGACTAAAGTCGATAATAACTTTTATGAAGCCCGTGGTTATGCGTGGGCATTACTCCACCAACTAAAAGCCATCGAAATTGATTTTCAATCAGTTCTTGAGGATAAAAACGCCACGTTATTCGTCAGACAGCTTATCCGTGAACTCGAAGGCACACAAAAAGCCATCTGGAGCCCGATTATCCTAAACGGCGAAGGGTTTGGCATGATGGCGAACCATTCCTTGATTATGGCGTCTTATTTATCGCGCGCTAATGCGATTATGATTGACTTGAGCGTGCTACTTGAACGGGGATAG
- a CDS encoding valine--tRNA ligase, which produces MEKTYQPENIEQKWYAKWEAAGYFSPRSEANRNNHKDDNYSIVIPPPNVTGSLHMGHAFQDTIMDCLIRYHRMLGKNTLWQPGTDHAGIATQMLVERKLHKETGQTKHDLGREAFIDKIWDWKAESGGNISNQLRRLGASADWTRERFTMDEGLSNTVQEVFVRLFEEGLIYRGKRLVNWDPVLKTAISDLEVENKAEKGHLYHVRYPFVDKDETFGGGFMHIATTRPETILADGCLAVHPDDERYTSVIGKFVHVPMTDRTIPIVTDPYPDPEFGTGCVKITPAHDFNDYEVGQRQSIEIINLFNDDASMNDNAPPRYQGMDRFTARKAIIADLDANDFLEKVEDHDLMRPYGDRSGTVIEPYLTNQWYVKAAPLAEPAIKAVENGEIQFVPKQYENMYFAWMRDIQDWCISRQLWWGHRIPAWYDDQGNVYVGRDETSVRDKHGLSADITLKQDEDVLDTWFSSALWTFSTMGWPEKTADLRLFHPTNTLVTGFDIIFFWVARMIMMTLHFIKDDDGKPQVPFKTVYVTGLIRDENGNKMSKSKGNVLDPLDMIDGIDLDSLAAKRTNNLMQPQLAEKIDNATRKAFPDGIAPHGTDALRFTLAALASTGRDINWDMQRLTGYRNFCNKLWNASRFVLMKTETFELDAVNPTFSVFDQWIDSKFNQANQKIQTAFEQYRFDVVAKTIYEFIWHDYCDWYLELTKPILASDDSAAIAGAQLTLLTTLEKTLRLIHPLMPFISEEIWQSVKPKLHLTDDSLMITAYPAVVDTTDAQAVTKTEWLQQVLIGIRQIRSEMDIAPSKSIPVMIENASATDQQFIQTFAPLIQTLGKLTCFETLTGQPPESAIALVGEMKLHIPLAGLIDKTAELERLQKAMDKLNMSITRLNGQLGNEKYVANAPAELVTQTRQQRDEQQSKLDSLTTQYAKISAL; this is translated from the coding sequence ATGGAAAAAACATACCAACCTGAAAACATTGAGCAAAAATGGTACGCCAAATGGGAGGCCGCAGGCTACTTCTCCCCTCGCAGCGAAGCAAATCGCAATAATCACAAAGATGACAATTATAGCATCGTCATTCCGCCACCCAATGTAACCGGCAGCCTGCACATGGGGCATGCTTTCCAAGACACCATCATGGATTGTTTGATTCGTTACCACCGCATGTTGGGTAAAAATACGCTCTGGCAACCTGGCACGGATCATGCAGGCATTGCCACACAAATGCTCGTCGAGCGCAAACTCCACAAAGAAACGGGGCAAACAAAGCACGACCTCGGACGCGAGGCGTTTATCGATAAAATTTGGGACTGGAAAGCCGAATCAGGCGGCAATATATCCAACCAGCTCAGACGATTAGGTGCATCCGCCGACTGGACGCGCGAGCGATTCACCATGGATGAAGGCCTATCAAATACCGTACAGGAAGTCTTTGTCCGTCTATTTGAAGAAGGACTCATCTACCGTGGCAAACGCCTAGTTAACTGGGATCCCGTATTAAAAACGGCGATTTCAGATTTAGAAGTCGAAAACAAAGCCGAAAAAGGCCACCTATACCATGTACGCTATCCGTTTGTCGATAAAGACGAAACCTTTGGTGGCGGCTTTATGCATATCGCCACAACACGCCCCGAAACTATCCTCGCCGATGGCTGCCTAGCGGTGCATCCAGACGATGAACGCTACACTTCGGTGATTGGCAAATTCGTCCATGTCCCCATGACAGACCGCACCATCCCCATTGTCACCGACCCCTACCCTGATCCTGAATTTGGCACAGGGTGTGTCAAAATAACCCCTGCACACGATTTTAATGATTATGAAGTTGGGCAACGCCAGTCTATTGAAATCATCAACTTATTCAACGATGACGCCTCCATGAATGACAATGCACCACCGCGTTATCAAGGCATGGATCGCTTCACCGCGCGAAAAGCCATCATCGCCGATTTAGACGCCAACGATTTTTTAGAAAAAGTCGAAGACCATGATTTAATGCGCCCCTATGGCGATAGAAGCGGTACCGTTATCGAACCCTATTTAACCAATCAATGGTATGTCAAAGCCGCGCCGCTCGCCGAACCTGCAATCAAAGCAGTCGAAAATGGTGAGATTCAATTCGTGCCCAAGCAGTATGAAAACATGTACTTTGCTTGGATGCGCGATATCCAAGACTGGTGTATTTCGCGCCAGCTTTGGTGGGGACACCGCATACCGGCATGGTACGATGACCAAGGCAATGTCTATGTTGGTCGTGACGAGACCAGTGTTCGTGACAAACACGGCCTAAGCGCAGATATCACGCTCAAACAAGACGAAGACGTACTCGACACGTGGTTTAGCTCGGCTCTATGGACATTTTCAACCATGGGCTGGCCTGAAAAAACGGCTGATTTACGCTTATTCCACCCGACAAATACGTTAGTCACGGGCTTTGATATTATTTTCTTTTGGGTCGCACGGATGATTATGATGACCTTGCACTTTATCAAAGACGATGACGGTAAACCCCAAGTGCCATTCAAAACCGTCTATGTCACTGGGCTCATCCGTGATGAAAACGGCAATAAAATGTCAAAATCTAAAGGCAATGTGCTTGACCCGCTAGACATGATAGATGGGATTGATTTAGATAGCCTTGCTGCTAAACGGACTAACAACCTCATGCAGCCGCAGTTGGCAGAAAAAATCGACAACGCAACCCGCAAGGCTTTCCCCGATGGTATTGCGCCACACGGCACTGATGCGCTACGTTTTACACTGGCGGCATTGGCCTCGACAGGGCGCGATATTAACTGGGACATGCAACGATTAACGGGTTATCGTAATTTTTGTAATAAACTGTGGAATGCGTCACGCTTTGTCTTGATGAAAACCGAAACCTTCGAGCTAGACGCGGTTAACCCCACGTTTTCGGTATTTGACCAATGGATTGATAGCAAGTTTAACCAAGCCAACCAAAAAATCCAAACCGCCTTTGAGCAATACCGATTTGATGTCGTTGCCAAAACCATTTATGAATTTATTTGGCACGATTATTGTGATTGGTATCTAGAACTCACCAAACCCATTTTAGCCAGCGATGACTCAGCTGCTATCGCTGGCGCTCAGCTCACGCTATTGACCACGCTTGAGAAAACGCTACGCTTAATCCACCCACTGATGCCTTTTATCAGCGAAGAAATTTGGCAATCCGTCAAACCCAAGCTGCATTTAACCGACGATAGCTTGATGATAACCGCATACCCTGCGGTAGTCGATACAACCGATGCGCAAGCAGTGACGAAAACTGAATGGTTGCAACAAGTGCTCATCGGTATTCGTCAAATTCGTAGCGAAATGGACATTGCGCCCAGCAAATCCATTCCCGTGATGATTGAAAACGCGAGCGCCACAGACCAGCAGTTTATCCAAACCTTTGCGCCACTCATCCAAACGTTGGGCAAGCTTACCTGCTTTGAAACGCTGACAGGCCAACCGCCAGAATCCGCTATCGCGTTGGTTGGCGAGATGAAACTACACATTCCACTCGCTGGACTCATTGACAAAACCGCCGAACTCGAACGGCTACAAAAAGCCATGGATAAGCTCAACATGAGCATTACGCGCTTAAATGGGCAGCTTGGCAATGAAAAGTACGTCGCTAACGCACCCGCCGAACTCGTCACACAGACACGCCAGCAGCGCGATGAACAACAATCCAAACTCGATAGCCTGACAACGCAATACGCTAAGATTTCAGCTTTATAG
- a CDS encoding multifunctional CCA addition/repair protein, with protein MPHASPDLDHAQIYLVGGAIRDRLLGLTTDSTLTEHDYVVVNATPAQMLAAGFQPVGKDFPVFLHPESHEEYALARTERKQGQGYHGFAVNTENVTLTEDLQRRDLTINAIAEDSHGQLIDPFNGQRDIEQKILRHVSDAFTEDPVRILRIARFAARFHELGFTVADETMALMKSMVNAGEVHHLVPERITKELFKALSTDHPDVFFMVLRECGALAAIFPEVDALFGVPQRAEYHPEIDTGKHVMLCLADAAQRGTSVLARYAVLCHDLGKATTPPHLLPRHHGHEDRGADIAKSMSNRLKVPKKFRDLAVKTAKYHTHIHRFNELTPKTILSLLKAFGVQHDTRQFAEFIQACIADVRGRSGYEDSDYPKQKAALKLAYQFQQFDTTAHVDPTLSGAVIGQRIHQAQLNFIKHALSSTQNQTNTSKP; from the coding sequence ATGCCACACGCCTCACCCGACCTCGACCATGCCCAAATCTATCTCGTTGGCGGCGCTATCAGAGATCGCCTGCTAGGGCTTACGACCGATTCAACACTGACCGAACACGATTATGTCGTTGTCAACGCAACGCCTGCACAAATGCTAGCAGCGGGGTTTCAGCCCGTTGGTAAGGACTTCCCCGTATTTCTGCACCCCGAATCGCACGAAGAATACGCCTTAGCACGGACTGAGCGCAAACAAGGCCAAGGTTACCACGGCTTTGCCGTCAACACGGAAAACGTCACCCTAACCGAGGATTTACAACGTCGTGATTTAACCATTAATGCGATTGCCGAAGACAGCCACGGACAACTCATCGATCCATTTAACGGACAACGCGATATTGAACAAAAAATACTACGCCATGTCAGCGACGCCTTTACTGAAGACCCAGTAAGAATCTTGCGTATTGCGCGTTTTGCGGCACGTTTTCATGAGCTAGGCTTTACTGTCGCTGATGAAACAATGGCGTTAATGAAGTCTATGGTAAACGCAGGCGAGGTCCATCACCTTGTCCCAGAACGCATCACCAAAGAGCTATTTAAAGCCCTATCCACCGACCACCCTGACGTGTTTTTTATGGTATTGCGCGAATGTGGTGCGCTGGCGGCAATCTTCCCCGAGGTCGATGCGCTGTTTGGTGTGCCTCAGCGTGCCGAATATCACCCTGAGATTGACACGGGCAAACACGTGATGCTGTGTTTAGCCGATGCCGCACAGCGTGGCACATCGGTACTGGCACGCTATGCCGTGCTGTGCCATGACTTGGGCAAAGCAACCACGCCCCCCCACCTATTACCGCGCCACCACGGGCACGAAGACCGTGGTGCAGACATTGCCAAGTCCATGAGCAATCGCCTTAAAGTGCCCAAAAAATTTCGTGACCTTGCCGTCAAAACCGCGAAATACCACACGCATATTCACCGCTTTAACGAACTCACGCCAAAAACAATACTAAGCCTGCTCAAAGCCTTTGGCGTACAACACGACACCCGTCAATTTGCAGAATTTATTCAGGCATGCATCGCCGATGTTCGCGGCAGATCAGGCTACGAGGACAGCGATTACCCCAAGCAAAAAGCCGCGCTAAAACTCGCCTATCAATTCCAACAGTTTGATACCACCGCGCATGTTGACCCAACGCTCAGTGGCGCCGTCATCGGGCAGCGCATTCACCAAGCGCAACTCAACTTTATTAAACACGCCTTGTCCAGCACGCAAAACCAAACTAACACCAGTAAGCCATGA
- a CDS encoding SPFH domain-containing protein, giving the protein MQQLFSSLGLNGAVVFSVLFFVLVLWVIKRGVYFVPQGYTFVVERFGKYVQTMPPGLHLIVPFVNQVSARVNMKEQVLDVPSQEIITKDNAMVTVDGVVFYQIVNSSEAVYEVDNLEYAILNLTLTNIRTVMGSMDLDELLSKRDEINARLLHVVDEATSPWGIKVTRIEIKDIDPPTDLVNAMARQMKAEREKRANILEAQGHRESAILKASGEKEAAILQAEGDKEAAFREAEARERLAEAEANATRMLSEALQTGNDKAINYFIAQKYVEALGQFANSENQKLMVLPIEVTNLMGTIGGIAEIAKQATNQTPSSDKHTG; this is encoded by the coding sequence ATGCAACAGTTATTTTCTTCGCTGGGTTTAAATGGTGCTGTGGTCTTTAGTGTACTGTTTTTTGTGCTTGTGCTATGGGTAATTAAGCGCGGGGTGTATTTTGTGCCACAAGGATATACCTTTGTTGTGGAACGCTTTGGTAAATATGTACAAACGATGCCACCTGGGCTGCATTTGATTGTCCCGTTTGTCAATCAGGTCAGCGCACGCGTCAATATGAAAGAGCAAGTCCTCGATGTGCCATCACAAGAAATTATCACCAAAGATAACGCCATGGTAACCGTTGATGGTGTCGTATTTTATCAAATAGTCAATTCATCAGAAGCCGTCTACGAAGTCGATAACCTCGAGTATGCCATTCTTAATTTGACTTTGACCAATATTCGTACCGTCATGGGTTCGATGGATTTGGATGAATTGCTATCAAAGCGCGATGAGATTAATGCACGGCTATTGCACGTGGTTGACGAAGCAACCTCGCCGTGGGGTATCAAAGTGACGCGGATAGAAATCAAAGACATCGACCCGCCGACAGATTTAGTCAATGCGATGGCGCGACAAATGAAAGCTGAGCGTGAAAAACGTGCCAATATTCTCGAAGCGCAAGGCCATCGTGAATCAGCGATTTTAAAAGCCTCAGGCGAAAAAGAAGCGGCGATTTTACAAGCAGAGGGCGATAAAGAAGCCGCTTTTAGAGAAGCCGAAGCCAGAGAGCGTCTCGCCGAAGCCGAAGCCAACGCCACGCGAATGCTATCAGAGGCGCTACAAACGGGTAATGACAAAGCGATTAATTACTTTATCGCGCAAAAATATGTCGAGGCGTTGGGGCAATTTGCCAACTCGGAAAATCAAAAGCTGATGGTGCTTCCTATCGAAGTCACGAATTTAATGGGCACGATTGGTGGTATTGCTGAAATTGCCAAACAAGCGACTAACCAAACGCCTTCGTCCGATAAACACACAGGGTAA
- a CDS encoding NfeD family protein — protein MDWLIDPFFYNWLILAIILLIVEVATFTLLFLWLGIAALIMVVITWTFPDLSMPLQLLLFAILSLLSVVMWSLLFKKRQAKSGSLIMNNRAQRYVGRTTVLIEPIDNGRGKVQLDDSYWRVESSVDLPIDTKIRVVGCRGTTLLVEAAD, from the coding sequence ATGGACTGGTTGATTGATCCGTTTTTTTATAATTGGTTAATTTTGGCGATTATTTTGTTGATTGTCGAGGTAGCCACCTTTACTTTGCTCTTTTTATGGCTAGGCATTGCTGCGTTAATAATGGTTGTCATTACGTGGACATTTCCTGATTTATCTATGCCGTTACAACTGCTGTTGTTTGCAATATTGTCGCTATTATCGGTGGTTATGTGGTCTTTGTTATTCAAAAAACGCCAAGCCAAATCGGGTAGCTTAATCATGAATAATCGTGCGCAGCGCTATGTCGGGCGAACCACCGTATTGATAGAACCCATTGACAATGGGCGTGGCAAGGTACAATTAGACGATAGCTATTGGCGAGTTGAGTCGTCTGTGGATTTGCCGATTGATACGAAAATCCGTGTGGTTGGTTGCCGAGGCACAACGTTGTTGGTTGAGGCCGCTGATTAA
- a CDS encoding phosphodiester glycosidase family protein, translated as MQKSICSAPPSITARCLFIVLSVLSVQSAYAACEVISDEVANGQVVNGGVSDKKQVAGMSSGDNSQAVCSVFQWRIKEKASKGEAGKGEAGKGETSKNGATDNKTSEKKTITAVRVNPKHVTLHWQDASNQPYTRLSPLQSALASAGKTVLVLMNAGIYSANQQPAGLHIEQGQQLKSLNTQSGKGNFHLMPNGVFLINEKNQPSITTTAAYQRYHASGSIRLATQSGPMLVIDGKVNAQFIRNSQSLYMRNAVCITSAQQLYFVATQQPINLYDFATVLRQNDCDNALYLDGSISKLYIDGVNTLFHFHPFVGILAVTV; from the coding sequence ATGCAAAAATCGATATGCAGTGCGCCGCCATCAATAACAGCACGCTGCCTATTTATCGTTTTATCGGTACTGAGTGTTCAATCGGCGTATGCGGCTTGCGAAGTGATCAGTGATGAGGTGGCTAATGGTCAAGTAGTCAATGGTGGAGTCAGCGATAAAAAACAAGTCGCTGGCATGTCATCTGGTGATAATTCGCAGGCGGTTTGTTCGGTTTTTCAGTGGCGCATTAAAGAGAAAGCGAGCAAAGGGGAAGCGGGTAAAGGGGAAGCGGGTAAAGGGGAAACGAGCAAAAATGGCGCGACTGATAATAAAACCAGTGAAAAAAAAACAATAACCGCTGTCAGAGTTAATCCTAAGCACGTCACGCTGCATTGGCAGGACGCATCAAATCAGCCTTATACTCGACTTTCCCCGTTACAATCCGCGCTAGCGTCCGCGGGAAAAACGGTGTTGGTCCTCATGAATGCAGGGATTTATTCGGCAAACCAACAGCCTGCTGGGCTGCATATCGAACAAGGGCAGCAATTAAAATCACTCAATACACAGTCGGGCAAAGGTAATTTTCATTTGATGCCCAATGGCGTTTTTTTGATTAATGAAAAAAACCAACCGAGTATAACTACCACGGCGGCGTATCAGCGCTATCATGCCAGCGGCTCCATTCGTTTGGCGACACAATCAGGACCGATGCTGGTGATTGATGGCAAGGTTAACGCGCAGTTTATCCGAAATAGTCAGTCTCTCTACATGCGTAATGCGGTTTGTATAACATCAGCGCAGCAGTTGTATTTTGTGGCGACTCAGCAACCGATTAATCTGTACGATTTTGCGACGGTGTTGCGGCAAAATGATTGCGACAATGCCTTGTATTTAGACGGTAGTATCTCTAAGCTCTATATTGATGGGGTGAATACACTGTTTCATTTTCATCCGTTTGTGGGTATTTTGGCAGTGACGGTGTGA
- a CDS encoding YcbK family protein, with the protein MYILKETQLVKAHGPDCPCCVNSHRRRFLQKTSVITAGLLVGPQLAQAASKRDRLLMMSNPHTGEKIRTVYWTPIDGYIRESLDLVSKFMRDFRQNQVKPIDPALLDIVHAVMLNIGKGKRLEVMSGYRSPKTNQMLSRRSKNVAKKSYHMRAKAMDFQVKNVSSKQLRQIALALKAGGVGYYPGSNYIHVDSGPVRTWTYS; encoded by the coding sequence ATGTATATTTTAAAAGAAACTCAGTTGGTTAAAGCACACGGGCCAGATTGCCCCTGTTGCGTTAACAGCCATAGACGCCGTTTTTTACAGAAAACTAGCGTCATCACCGCAGGGCTACTGGTTGGTCCTCAGCTTGCACAAGCCGCGAGCAAACGTGACCGCCTGTTAATGATGAGTAACCCGCATACGGGCGAAAAAATCCGCACCGTCTATTGGACACCCATTGACGGTTATATCCGCGAGTCGCTTGACCTTGTGTCCAAATTCATGCGTGATTTCAGACAAAACCAAGTCAAACCAATTGACCCTGCACTGCTGGACATTGTCCATGCGGTCATGCTCAACATCGGCAAAGGCAAACGACTAGAGGTCATGAGTGGCTATCGCTCCCCCAAAACCAACCAAATGCTTTCACGCCGTTCAAAAAATGTGGCTAAAAAAAGCTACCATATGCGCGCTAAAGCCATGGACTTTCAAGTCAAAAACGTTTCATCCAAACAACTAAGGCAGATTGCGCTTGCACTCAAAGCAGGTGGTGTCGGTTACTACCCTGGTTCCAATTACATTCATGTTGACTCTGGTCCTGTTCGGACATGGACTTACAGCTAG
- a CDS encoding glutaminase, with amino-acid sequence MVYSPLSDAVMQAYNTVFETPDSGLLATYIPKLATVDPNQLGVALTAVDGSQMTAGDSDKLFSIQSISKVLLLCFAYRQLDAKTWERVGVEPSGTAFNSLLQLESDAGIPRNPFINAGALVVCDLVLSLYPHADAQLLAFIQWLADDDTITYSPEIATSEKQVGHRNKALCYFLKSLGNLHNDPEVVLDFYFNLCSIEMSCNTLSRTFLFLANGGQHPTDNKQILTTSQAKRINAVMQTCGFYDESGEFAFRVGLPGKSGVGGGIVAVYPKRYAVAVWSPRLNEKGNSYRGMRFLETLTSLTGQSVF; translated from the coding sequence ATGGTTTATTCGCCTTTGTCTGATGCGGTGATGCAGGCTTATAATACGGTGTTTGAGACGCCTGATTCGGGTTTATTAGCCACCTATATCCCCAAGCTCGCCACCGTCGATCCAAATCAACTGGGTGTAGCGCTAACGGCGGTCGATGGCAGTCAAATGACGGCAGGCGATAGCGATAAATTGTTTTCTATCCAAAGTATCAGCAAGGTCTTATTGCTGTGTTTTGCCTATCGACAGTTAGATGCGAAGACGTGGGAGCGGGTAGGGGTTGAGCCGTCTGGGACGGCGTTTAATTCATTATTACAGCTAGAAAGTGACGCAGGCATTCCACGTAACCCGTTTATTAATGCGGGTGCGCTTGTTGTTTGTGATTTGGTGCTGAGTCTTTATCCGCACGCAGATGCACAATTGCTGGCATTTATCCAATGGCTTGCCGATGATGATACAATCACGTACTCGCCAGAAATTGCCACCTCTGAAAAGCAAGTCGGTCATCGCAATAAAGCATTGTGTTACTTTTTAAAATCGCTAGGCAATCTGCATAATGACCCTGAGGTCGTGTTGGATTTTTATTTTAATCTTTGCTCGATTGAAATGTCATGTAACACGTTGTCACGTACGTTTTTGTTTCTTGCTAATGGTGGTCAACACCCAACGGACAACAAACAAATTTTAACCACAAGCCAAGCCAAACGCATTAATGCCGTGATGCAAACCTGTGGTTTTTATGACGAGTCAGGTGAATTTGCTTTTCGGGTTGGGTTACCTGGGAAAAGTGGCGTGGGTGGCGGCATCGTTGCTGTCTATCCAAAGCGCTATGCCGTGGCAGTTTGGAGCCCTAGGTTGAATGAAAAAGGCAACTCTTATCGTGGAATGCGGTTTTTAGAGACGTTAACCAGTTTGACAGGGCAGTCGGTTTTTTAG
- a CDS encoding inositol monophosphatase family protein, producing MHPMLTIAKRASDAAAKLITRQYDQGGKIQISSKQPNDFVSEVDIAAEHAIISVIRESFPDHAILAEESLANTDITTTTSAKQPYCWVIDPIDGTANFIKGFPHFAISIGLLKNNKLEAGLVYQPITDELFMAARGQGATLNGHRIRVSETPPENAIIATGLPFKTPDALAPQIKNINAVFNLFPDIRRTGSAALDLCYVASGRVDGYFELGLSPWDIAAGALIAQESGAIVSDIEGNFNYLDSGNIIAAPAKVYKKLIKTLHQHA from the coding sequence ATGCACCCAATGCTAACCATTGCCAAACGCGCCTCCGACGCAGCCGCCAAATTAATCACCCGCCAATACGACCAAGGTGGCAAAATACAGATTAGCAGCAAACAGCCCAACGACTTTGTCAGCGAAGTCGATATTGCCGCCGAGCACGCCATCATCAGCGTTATCCGTGAATCATTCCCCGACCACGCCATTTTGGCAGAAGAAAGCCTTGCAAACACCGATATTACGACGACCACATCCGCCAAACAACCTTACTGCTGGGTGATTGACCCCATCGACGGAACAGCCAACTTCATCAAAGGCTTTCCCCATTTTGCGATTTCTATCGGCCTACTAAAAAACAACAAACTCGAAGCAGGACTGGTTTACCAGCCCATTACCGATGAATTATTTATGGCAGCACGAGGACAAGGCGCAACACTGAATGGCCACCGCATCCGCGTCAGTGAAACACCGCCTGAAAACGCTATCATCGCCACAGGGCTTCCTTTTAAAACGCCAGACGCGCTGGCCCCGCAAATCAAAAATATCAATGCCGTTTTTAATCTATTTCCAGACATTCGGCGCACAGGCTCAGCCGCATTAGACCTTTGTTATGTCGCCAGCGGGCGAGTTGACGGCTATTTTGAACTCGGGTTGTCGCCTTGGGATATCGCGGCGGGCGCACTGATTGCTCAAGAATCAGGCGCCATCGTCAGTGATATCGAGGGTAACTTTAATTATTTAGACAGCGGTAATATTATTGCAGCCCCCGCCAAAGTCTATAAAAAATTAATAAAAACACTACACCAGCACGCCTAA